In Crassostrea angulata isolate pt1a10 chromosome 6, ASM2561291v2, whole genome shotgun sequence, a genomic segment contains:
- the LOC128187420 gene encoding uncharacterized protein LOC128187420 translates to MAALSNASLYVLLNVLLVIQTTVGGIPIRSGLYEDHDYLSLPNNAEPPCSCSPNNTQRRNETEDNYQPMQDDRRRLRADPPSIPDIEPMQDDSSRLMADQPSIPDIEMEDVLLEEIAPEDLDNVR, encoded by the exons ATGGCGGCGCTTTCAAATGCCTCACTTTATGTTCTTCTAAAT GTTCTTCTGGTAATCCAAACAACAGTTGGTGGTATCCCAATAAGGTCAGGTCTATATGAAGACCATGATTATCTCTCCTTGCCA aaTAATGCTGAACCCCCTTGCTCTTGTTCCCCCAATAATACCCAGAGAAGAAATGAAACAGAAGACAACTATCAG CCAATGCAAGATGACAGGAGAAGATTGAGGGCAGATCCACCCAGTATTCCAGATATTGAG CCAATGCAAGATGACAGCAGCAGATTGATGGCAGATCAACCCAGTATTCCAGATATTGAG ATGGAAGATGTATTACTTGAGGAAATAGCCCCTGAGGATTTGGATAATGTAAGATAA